The Pantoea vagans genome includes a window with the following:
- the sdiA gene encoding transcriptional regulator SdiA produces the protein MTTDNYFVWRGDTENEFQALTEVLQLKALLQKHIEALGFDSFAFLVQHPVPFTRPRVFLFSTYPESWVKRYESENYYTVDPVLLLCQRPGRGVEWTRDLFTGAGNLWAEANAAGLNSGFSCSAMASNRAIGILSIASSIHSQTQHLRVQLEVKLHFLAELSLRVLERLNDSSMAVLSNDFSQRELEILKWTAEGKTSAEISLILAISEHTVNFHQKNMQKRFNVSNKTQIACYAAAIGLI, from the coding sequence ATGACTACCGATAATTATTTCGTCTGGCGAGGCGATACTGAAAATGAATTTCAGGCGCTGACGGAAGTGTTGCAATTGAAAGCGCTATTACAAAAGCACATAGAAGCGTTGGGTTTTGATTCATTCGCTTTTTTGGTTCAGCACCCGGTGCCTTTTACCCGGCCTCGTGTGTTTTTGTTTAGTACTTACCCTGAGAGCTGGGTAAAGCGCTATGAAAGCGAAAATTATTATACCGTGGATCCGGTGCTGCTACTTTGCCAGCGGCCGGGACGTGGCGTGGAATGGACGCGTGATTTATTTACTGGCGCAGGCAATTTGTGGGCTGAGGCTAACGCGGCAGGGCTCAATAGCGGCTTTTCCTGTTCAGCAATGGCGTCAAATCGTGCCATTGGTATATTATCTATTGCATCATCGATTCATAGTCAGACTCAACACTTACGCGTTCAGCTAGAAGTGAAACTTCATTTCCTGGCGGAACTGAGTTTGCGCGTGCTGGAGCGGCTGAACGATAGTTCTATGGCAGTTTTATCTAATGATTTTAGTCAACGCGAACTGGAAATCCTGAAATGGACGGCAGAAGGGAAAACCTCTGCGGAAATTTCACTTATTTTAGCGATATCTGAACATACGGTGAATTTTCACCAAAAGAATATGCAAAAACGTTTTAATGTTTCCAATAAAACGCAGATTGCCTGTTATGCAGCAGCGATTGGCTTGATATAG
- a CDS encoding DUF2594 family protein, translated as MSDEDFSTSQETQALADEVACLKMMVTLILKGMGQADAGKVIINMERYVQSALVDKPQAEVFSNTIRQIKTAYRQ; from the coding sequence ATGAGTGATGAAGACTTTTCAACTTCGCAGGAAACCCAGGCGCTGGCAGATGAAGTGGCCTGTCTGAAAATGATGGTGACGCTGATCCTGAAAGGTATGGGTCAAGCCGATGCGGGCAAAGTGATTATCAATATGGAGCGCTATGTTCAGAGCGCATTAGTTGATAAACCGCAGGCGGAAGTGTTTAGCAACACCATTCGCCAAATCAAAACCGCTTATCGTCAGTAA
- a CDS encoding acyl-homoserine-lactone synthase, whose amino-acid sequence MKIIQTQLKDMPSSLLAELGTYRYSVFARGEGWSIPPRLSTPGQEYDRFDRSDVTWLIAWNARQGICGCARLLPWHEPEVPEGIVLPFDQNKVWEMSRFSARLEVDAELPLNILWHSVQMAELNGMDFLISSATPMLEKMFERHQVVYEPLSPGLIQSEDNLFAIRIPVQQPALAEKYRGTRRFGPEEVLPTLGVSVNWQAHS is encoded by the coding sequence ATGAAAATAATTCAAACACAGCTTAAGGATATGCCGTCCTCTTTGTTGGCCGAATTGGGAACTTACCGGTATAGCGTTTTTGCGCGTGGAGAAGGATGGTCTATTCCTCCGAGGCTGAGCACGCCTGGACAGGAATACGATCGATTCGATCGTTCCGATGTGACTTGGCTGATAGCCTGGAATGCGCGCCAGGGTATCTGCGGGTGCGCGCGTCTGCTGCCCTGGCATGAGCCTGAAGTGCCCGAAGGCATCGTGCTGCCGTTTGATCAAAACAAAGTGTGGGAAATGTCGCGCTTTTCGGCCCGTCTTGAAGTAGACGCAGAGTTGCCACTCAATATTTTATGGCATTCAGTGCAGATGGCAGAATTGAATGGCATGGATTTTCTGATTAGTTCAGCCACGCCGATGCTGGAGAAAATGTTTGAACGGCATCAGGTGGTGTACGAACCGCTGTCACCCGGTTTGATTCAGTCTGAAGATAATTTGTTTGCCATAAGAATACCGGTTCAGCAACCGGCACTGGCAGAGAAGTACCGTGGTACACGACGTTTCGGCCCTGAAGAAGTGCTGCCTACACTGGGCGTGTCGGTCAACTGGCAGGCGCATAGCTAA
- the uvrY gene encoding UvrY/SirA/GacA family response regulator transcription factor yields MISLLLVDDHELVRAGIRRILEDMKGLVIAGEVACGEDAVKWCRSNPVDVVLMDMNMPGIGGLEATRKIVRFNPDIRIIMLTIHTENPLPAKVMQAGASGYLSKGAAPQEVVSAIRSVHSGQRYIASDIAQQMALSQIEPQKAESPFSCLSERELQIMLMITRGQKVTDISEQLNLSPKTVNSYRYRMFSKLNISGDVELTHLAIRHGLFNAEPLISSE; encoded by the coding sequence TTGATCAGCCTGCTTCTTGTTGATGACCATGAACTGGTACGCGCCGGTATTCGCCGTATTCTTGAAGATATGAAGGGACTCGTGATTGCCGGGGAAGTGGCCTGTGGCGAAGATGCGGTTAAATGGTGTCGCAGTAACCCGGTTGACGTGGTGCTGATGGACATGAATATGCCCGGCATTGGTGGCCTCGAGGCCACACGCAAAATCGTGCGTTTTAATCCTGACATCCGCATCATTATGCTCACCATTCACACCGAAAATCCGCTGCCGGCGAAAGTGATGCAGGCCGGTGCTTCGGGGTATTTGAGTAAAGGTGCTGCGCCGCAGGAAGTGGTGAGTGCGATTCGTTCTGTGCATTCCGGGCAACGCTATATCGCGTCTGATATCGCTCAGCAAATGGCACTCAGCCAGATCGAGCCGCAAAAAGCAGAATCTCCGTTCAGCTGTTTGTCGGAACGGGAATTGCAGATTATGCTGATGATCACCCGAGGGCAAAAGGTGACGGACATTTCCGAGCAGCTCAATCTTAGCCCGAAAACCGTTAACAGCTATCGTTATCGCATGTTCAGCAAACTGAATATCAGTGGCGACGTAGAGTTAACGCATTTGGCCATTCGTCATGGCCTGTTCAATGCGGAGCCATTAATCAGTAGTGAGTGA